A single region of the Anaerolineales bacterium genome encodes:
- a CDS encoding GAF domain-containing protein: MSDQDRITEFSILYEIASMPTRLLGIEPIGEAVVDKATRLLSTDLAILFLYSPDQDALEPKVSRGVRLNRAAPIVLPTQNNDPLADLRAGRVVIWSSHLHSKALAPPLKINYPIHNALYIPIGQDDRLLGMIYVARLAERPFTREELSFFTVLADKTTTALDNHWLLAETQRQLEELKKQRARLEISNQVGQQITSILTLDELLTEVVSSIQVQFDYYYVSIWLPSEESQVMTAYATVGRHQKAQLLPDYQIPLDAPKSIIIRVYRTGLPYLAQDVNSDPEYWALAAIPDTNSEIALPLRIGQKIIGVMDIQSDRPNAFDPEDVALLQTIATQIGVAVRNAQLYEDAHQARQEAEEANKTKTLFLANMSHELRTPLNVILNFTEFMADGLIGDIDEQQESALRHILASGEHLLTLINDVLDLTKIEAGMMDLFIERVDLNAVLAAVVSMGKGLIKDKPIVFEVQLERLPSSFGEIRRLRQVFLNMLSNAIKFTKTGTITLRASFDEATQEIEVSVRDTGIGIAPQDWNKVFESFKQAKHDLTGTVGTGLGMPISKYFVEMHGGRIWFESVEGAGTTFYVRLPILTLSQAESYSKSMKSIEV; the protein is encoded by the coding sequence ATGAGCGATCAGGATCGTATTACCGAATTCTCCATTTTGTACGAAATCGCCTCCATGCCCACACGGTTATTGGGCATAGAGCCAATCGGTGAGGCGGTTGTTGATAAAGCTACCCGCCTGCTTAGCACCGATTTGGCTATCTTATTTCTGTATTCCCCTGATCAGGATGCCCTAGAACCAAAGGTCTCTCGTGGGGTTCGCCTCAATCGGGCTGCCCCTATCGTCTTACCAACCCAAAACAATGATCCCTTAGCTGATCTTCGCGCTGGACGTGTCGTCATCTGGTCAAGCCACCTCCATTCCAAAGCGCTTGCTCCGCCTCTCAAGATCAATTACCCGATTCACAACGCCTTGTACATTCCTATCGGTCAAGATGATCGCCTGCTTGGGATGATTTATGTGGCGCGTCTGGCGGAACGCCCCTTTACGCGGGAAGAACTCTCTTTCTTCACCGTCTTGGCAGATAAAACAACGACAGCCCTTGATAATCATTGGCTCTTGGCGGAAACACAGCGCCAGTTAGAGGAATTGAAAAAACAACGGGCGCGGCTGGAAATCAGCAATCAGGTGGGGCAGCAAATCACCTCAATCTTGACCCTAGACGAGTTGCTCACTGAGGTCGTCAGTTCGATTCAGGTTCAATTCGATTATTATTATGTCAGCATTTGGCTACCCTCCGAAGAATCTCAGGTGATGACGGCGTATGCAACGGTGGGACGCCACCAAAAAGCCCAACTGCTTCCAGATTATCAAATCCCCCTCGATGCCCCTAAAAGCATTATTATTCGCGTCTACCGCACAGGGCTGCCCTACCTTGCCCAAGATGTAAACAGCGATCCAGAATATTGGGCGCTTGCCGCTATCCCCGACACAAACTCGGAAATTGCCTTACCCCTGCGCATCGGTCAGAAGATCATCGGGGTGATGGATATTCAAAGTGATCGTCCGAATGCCTTTGATCCAGAGGACGTGGCGCTCCTCCAGACCATTGCCACCCAGATAGGCGTCGCTGTTCGCAACGCCCAACTCTATGAAGATGCCCACCAAGCACGCCAAGAAGCGGAAGAGGCAAACAAAACAAAAACCCTTTTCTTGGCAAACATGTCTCATGAACTGCGCACCCCATTGAACGTCATTTTGAATTTCACCGAATTTATGGCGGATGGCTTAATTGGGGATATTGATGAACAGCAAGAATCTGCCCTCCGCCATATCCTTGCCAGCGGAGAGCATTTGCTCACCCTGATCAACGATGTCCTCGATCTGACGAAGATCGAAGCGGGCATGATGGATTTATTTATCGAACGGGTTGATCTTAATGCGGTGTTGGCGGCGGTGGTTTCGATGGGAAAAGGGCTGATCAAAGACAAACCCATCGTCTTTGAGGTGCAGCTTGAGCGCTTACCTTCCAGCTTTGGCGAGATTCGTCGCTTGCGCCAAGTGTTTTTGAACATGCTCTCTAATGCCATCAAATTCACCAAAACAGGGACAATCACCCTACGCGCCAGTTTTGATGAGGCTACCCAAGAAATTGAGGTGAGCGTGCGTGATACGGGGATTGGCATTGCCCCACAAGATTGGAACAAAGTCTTTGAATCCTTCAAGCAAGCCAAGCACGATCTGACAGGCACAGTAGGAACGGGGTTGGGGATGCCCATCTCCAAATACTTTGTAGAAATGCATGGAGGGCGCATTTGGTTTGAAAGCGTGGAGGGGGCGGGGACAACCTTTTATGTGCGCTTGCCGATCCTTACCCTTAGTCAGGCAGAAAGCTATAGCAAATCCATGAAATCGATTGAGGTGTAA
- a CDS encoding FIST C-terminal domain-containing protein encodes MSTTAVIGLSRRQNPYLAGRSAMKQALTKLDDQRADFILLFTSENYDQAAVLRGVRSISKGIPLIGCCGGGNLTAKGSQMKSVALMAIRSDKIRITTAVGEMAEQTIRLVAEQVAESLENDLMAAHAADHKALMVLSDSADRKLLDIVAGMTDTLGPICPLIGGGANDHAPARQFFNNQTYSQAIVAALLCSKSPIGIGVRHGWNPVGGALVVTQSEGQFIVKLNGRPAFEVFQELFASDAPDLSPATFYAFTRTHPIGLPQMSGEYLIREVVQVRPDGAIECVGHIPENAVVRFMQGDPDSLMVGAKQAAEEAMLALNGNPAGAILIFDCVSRLPILGDKVDAEIALIRQVVGTKTPLLGMYTYGEIANPVGVNLAAYHNKTIVICALAAE; translated from the coding sequence ATGTCCACCACTGCTGTCATAGGGCTAAGTCGGCGTCAAAACCCTTATCTGGCTGGTCGGTCAGCGATGAAGCAAGCCCTCACCAAATTGGATGATCAGCGGGCTGATTTTATTCTTCTGTTTACCAGCGAGAACTACGATCAAGCGGCGGTATTACGTGGGGTGCGCTCAATCAGTAAGGGTATCCCCCTAATTGGCTGCTGCGGGGGGGGAAACCTCACCGCCAAAGGCTCCCAAATGAAAAGCGTAGCGCTTATGGCGATCCGAAGCGACAAGATCAGGATTACGACTGCCGTCGGAGAGATGGCGGAACAAACGATTCGTCTCGTCGCTGAACAGGTTGCCGAGTCGCTGGAAAACGACCTGATGGCTGCCCATGCAGCAGACCACAAAGCGCTGATGGTGCTTTCCGACAGCGCGGATAGAAAACTGCTGGATATTGTCGCCGGCATGACCGACACCCTCGGTCCAATTTGCCCACTCATCGGCGGCGGTGCGAACGACCACGCCCCGGCACGCCAATTTTTTAATAACCAGACCTACTCACAGGCGATTGTTGCCGCCTTGCTGTGTTCCAAAAGCCCGATTGGGATTGGCGTGCGGCATGGCTGGAATCCGGTGGGTGGCGCCTTGGTTGTCACCCAATCGGAGGGGCAGTTCATTGTGAAACTCAATGGTCGTCCCGCCTTTGAAGTCTTTCAAGAACTCTTTGCCTCCGATGCGCCGGATCTCAGCCCCGCCACATTCTATGCTTTTACCCGCACACATCCCATTGGGCTGCCGCAAATGAGCGGCGAATACCTGATTCGTGAGGTGGTTCAGGTGCGCCCTGATGGGGCGATTGAATGTGTGGGACACATCCCTGAAAATGCAGTAGTGCGCTTTATGCAGGGCGATCCCGACTCCTTGATGGTTGGCGCAAAACAGGCGGCTGAAGAAGCCATGCTTGCCCTGAACGGGAACCCGGCGGGGGCGATCCTTATCTTCGATTGCGTCTCCCGTTTGCCCATCCTCGGCGATAAAGTGGACGCTGAGATCGCCCTGATTCGGCAGGTTGTCGGCACAAAAACCCCATTACTGGGCATGTATACCTATGGTGAAATTGCCAATCCGGTAGGCGTTAACTTAGCCGCTTACCATAACAAAACGATTGTTATCTGTGCGCTGGCGGCTGAGTAA
- a CDS encoding response regulator, producing MMNVIEDPCFVYVEDDTLSREVMHMLLHNRLGYKKFTIFSTAVNLIEQLRELPYHPNVFFLDIQMGPPTGYDVLALLRKEPSYQEATIIAMTANVMSYDVVKLQEAGFDGLIGKPIRQKVFGDLLQRLLGGESVWYVP from the coding sequence ATGATGAATGTGATAGAAGACCCTTGCTTTGTCTATGTGGAGGATGACACCCTAAGCCGAGAAGTCATGCATATGCTGCTGCATAACCGGCTAGGCTACAAAAAGTTCACTATTTTTAGCACCGCCGTTAATCTGATCGAGCAGTTACGTGAACTGCCCTATCACCCTAATGTTTTTTTTCTTGATATTCAGATGGGCCCCCCCACTGGGTATGATGTGCTTGCTCTCCTTCGTAAAGAGCCAAGCTATCAAGAGGCGACCATTATCGCTATGACCGCAAATGTGATGTCCTATGATGTGGTAAAACTACAAGAGGCTGGCTTTGATGGCTTGATTGGCAAACCGATCCGCCAGAAAGTCTTTGGCGATTTGCTGCAGCGTCTGCTAGGGGGGGAAAGCGTTTGGTATGTGCCTTAG